One window of the Cryptomeria japonica chromosome 7, Sugi_1.0, whole genome shotgun sequence genome contains the following:
- the LOC131030006 gene encoding non-functional NADPH-dependent codeinone reductase 2-like: protein MTEVVTVTLNNGAKMPVVGFGLAEDNIMIGKVSAPVDHIKASVLSAIQVGYRTFDTASIYLTERALGESLKEAFERGLVSRQEVFVSSKLWGTDCYPQDVIPSLRKSLEALKLEYLDLYLIHWPLALRKGDMHRLLTADDVVAMDIQGFWQAMESCIELGLARAIGVSNFSSKKINDILAFAKIPPAVNQVEMHPVWQQKKLREYCKSVNIHVSAWSPLGGPGNSWGTNNTLDNPVIKEIAAKQSKTPAQLIAYVALRWGLENGVSVITRSFKPVRISQNFQVFDWKLDEEDHEKIGNITQEPTHLVRNMFVNPINGPFKTAEELWDDEI from the exons ATGACTGAGGTTGTAACTGTAACACTGAATAACGGGGCAAAGATGCCTGTAGTAGGCTTTGGTTTGGCAGAAGATAATATCATGATAGGCAAGGTGTCTGCACCAGTCGATCATATTAAGGCCTCAGTGCTTTCAGCCATTCAG GTTGGTTATCGAACATTTGATACTGCAAGCATTTACTTAACAGAACGTGCACTGGGAGAATCTTTGAAGGAAGCCTTTGAGAGGGGCCTTGTATCTCGCCAGGAAGTGTTTGTTTCCTCCAAGCTGTGGGGCACTGACTGCTATCCTCAGGATGTCATTCCTAGTCTCAGAAAAAGCTTAGA GGCATTGAAATTAGAATACTTGGATTTGTATCTGATTCACTGGCCTCTAGCCCTAAGGAAGGGTGACATGCATCGTCTTCTAACAGCGGATGATGTTGTAGCAATGGATATCCAAGGTTTTTGGCAGGCAATGGAGAGTTGTATTGAACTTGGTCTCGCCAGAGCAATTGGAGTCAGTAACTTTTCCTCTAAGAAGATTAACGATATTCTTGCGTTTGCAAAGATACCTCCTGCTGTAAATCAG GTTGAGATGCATCCTGTTTGGCAGCAGAAGAAATTGAGGGAGTATTGTAAGAGTGTGAACATCCATGTTTCCGCGTGGTCGCCATTAGGAGGTCCAGGAAATTCATGGGGAACAAACAATACATTGGATAATCCTGTAATTAAAGAGATTGCGGCTAAACAATCCAAAACTCCTGCTCAG CTGATTGCTTACGTAGCATTGCGTTGGGGATTAGAAAATGGCGTAAGTGTGATAACGAGGAGTTTCAAACCCGTAAGGATATCACAGAACTTCCAAGTATTTGATTGGAAATTGGACGAGGAAGACCACGAAAAGATTGGTAACATAACACAAGAACCAACACATCTTGTGAGGAACATGTTCGTGAATCCAATCAATGGTCCTTTTAAAACTGCTGAGGAATTATGGGATGACGAAATCTAA